Proteins from a single region of Chryseomicrobium sp. FSL W7-1435:
- a CDS encoding lysophospholipid acyltransferase family protein codes for MIQAKRNRAFEWMMRRVTLAQTRRQFHAVYWKGENPYPQPAIYIANHSSWWDGLLYFHLRHTVIDRSTHIMMHEKGLKKFWYFRFVGAFSINKSSTRDIVESLTYTRKLLETGTSVWIFPQGEEYSQEKRPLALESGIGHLARQLQTVPIIPITTYYWHGHHQKSEVAIRGGEPIFYSSLNGTSRKEKMHALEEQLEKQLELLKKDVVHENLTSYQVL; via the coding sequence ATGATTCAAGCAAAACGTAATCGAGCATTTGAATGGATGATGCGTCGCGTGACGTTAGCTCAGACACGTCGGCAGTTTCATGCGGTGTATTGGAAGGGCGAAAATCCGTATCCTCAACCTGCCATTTATATAGCCAATCATTCCTCCTGGTGGGACGGCTTGCTTTATTTTCATTTGCGTCATACGGTCATTGATCGTAGCACGCATATTATGATGCATGAAAAGGGATTGAAGAAATTTTGGTACTTCCGTTTTGTGGGAGCTTTTTCAATCAATAAGAGCTCAACACGAGATATTGTAGAGTCATTAACTTACACAAGAAAACTTTTAGAGACTGGGACTAGTGTGTGGATCTTCCCTCAAGGAGAAGAATATTCTCAAGAGAAGAGACCGCTCGCATTAGAATCAGGAATAGGTCATCTGGCGCGCCAATTGCAGACCGTTCCTATCATTCCGATTACTACATACTATTGGCACGGTCATCATCAAAAGTCAGAAGTGGCGATACGTGGAGGAGAACCGATCTTTTATTCTTCTTTAAACGGAACATCTCGCAAAGAAAAGATGCACGCTTTGGAAGAGCAGTTAGAAAAGCAACTTGAACTACTCAAAAAAGATGTTGTCCACGAGAACTTAACTAGCTATCAAGTACTGTGA